A region of Oncorhynchus masou masou isolate Uvic2021 chromosome 29, UVic_Omas_1.1, whole genome shotgun sequence DNA encodes the following proteins:
- the LOC135520404 gene encoding adenosine 5'-monophosphoramidase HINT3-like isoform X1 produces the protein MATNEGSEPANVYISKINVGQGEGYDKKCIFCKVVNNEMGTEILHVDEEVSCFRDIKPGAPHHYLVVPTRHVGNCKSLSKEHVSLVEKMVEIGMEILQKNNVLDLSDVRFGFHWPPFCSVSHLHLHVLAPASQMGFMSRLFYRPNSYWFVTADQLIQQLNSKGETN, from the exons ATGGCAACCAACGAAGGTTCTGAACCTGCAAATGTATATATTTCTAAAATAAACGTAGGTCAAGGCGAAGGATACGACAAGAAATGCATATTCTGCAAGGTTGTCAACAATGAGATGGGCACGGAGATTCTTCATGTT GACGAGGAGGTCTCTTGCTTCAGGGACATCAAGCCTGGAGCTCCCCATCATTACCTGGTTGTGCCCACGAGACATGTTGGAAACTGTAAATCACTCAGTAAAGAGCATGTGTCATTAG TAGAGAAGATGGTGGAGATAGGGATGGAGATCCTTCAGAAGAACAATGTCTTAGACCTCAGCGACGTTAG GTTTGGCTTTCACTGGCCCCCAttctgttctgtctctcaccTGCACCTACATGTGTTGGCACCTGCCAGTCAGATGGGCTTCATGTCCCGCCTCTTCTACAGACCCAACTCCTATTGGTTTGTCACT
- the LOC135520404 gene encoding adenosine 5'-monophosphoramidase HINT3-like isoform X2, giving the protein MATNEGSEPANVYISKINVGQGEGYDKKCIFCKVVNNEMGTEILHVDEEVSCFRDIKPGAPHHYLVVPTRHVGNCKSLSKEHVSLEKMVEIGMEILQKNNVLDLSDVRFGFHWPPFCSVSHLHLHVLAPASQMGFMSRLFYRPNSYWFVTADQLIQQLNSKGETN; this is encoded by the exons ATGGCAACCAACGAAGGTTCTGAACCTGCAAATGTATATATTTCTAAAATAAACGTAGGTCAAGGCGAAGGATACGACAAGAAATGCATATTCTGCAAGGTTGTCAACAATGAGATGGGCACGGAGATTCTTCATGTT GACGAGGAGGTCTCTTGCTTCAGGGACATCAAGCCTGGAGCTCCCCATCATTACCTGGTTGTGCCCACGAGACATGTTGGAAACTGTAAATCACTCAGTAAAGAGCATGTGTCATTAG AGAAGATGGTGGAGATAGGGATGGAGATCCTTCAGAAGAACAATGTCTTAGACCTCAGCGACGTTAG GTTTGGCTTTCACTGGCCCCCAttctgttctgtctctcaccTGCACCTACATGTGTTGGCACCTGCCAGTCAGATGGGCTTCATGTCCCGCCTCTTCTACAGACCCAACTCCTATTGGTTTGTCACT
- the LOC135520405 gene encoding nuclear receptor coactivator 7-like isoform X2 — protein MRPMQENIKVLYFANKCLEPYVMIITGNDSVKPRWSVCSSEEGNRSEGEETEDILPVLRNHSQLLNDQHIESLANHIPARTQGYPWNLVYSTAIHGTSLKTLYRQMAHIDSPVLLVIKDMEKKVFGAFSSHPFRVSDCCYGTGETFVYSFDPAFKAYRWSGENSYFIRGHMDSLQIGGGGGLFGLWLDADLYYGASFPCHTFNNQPLSTQQDFTVQDLEVWTVQ, from the exons ATGAGACCAATGCAGGAGAACATCAAGGTGCTTTACTTTGCAAACAAATGTCTGGAGCCATATGTAATG ATCATCACAGGGAACGATTCAGTAAAGCCTCGATGGAGCGTGTGCAGCTCAGAGGAGGGTAACCGCTCTGAGGGCGAGGAGACTGAGGACATACTTCCTGTTCTCCGAAACCACAGCCAGCTCCTCAACGACCAACACATCGAGAGT CTAGCCAATCACATACCAGCAAGGACACAGGGGTATCCATGGAACCTGGTCTACAGCACAGCCATTCATGGCACCAGCCTGAAGACTCTGTACAGGCAAATGGCCCACATCGACAGTCCTGTGCTTCTGGTCATCAAAGACATGGAAAAAAAG GTGTTTGGTGCCTTCTCCTCCCATCCCTTCAGAGTGAGTGACTGTTGCTACGGAACAGGAGAGACTTTTGTCTACAGCTTCGACCCTGCATTTAAG GCCTACAGGTGGAGTGGTGAGAACTCTTACTTCATCAGGGGCCATATGGACTCTCTACAGATTGGTGGAGGAGG GGGGCTTTTTGGCCTGTGGCTGGATGCTGATCTGTACTACGGTGCCAGCTTCCCATGTCACACCTTCAACAACCAGCCCCTGTCCACCCAGCAAGACTTCACAGTTCAGGACCTGGAAGTCTGGACTGTCCAGTAA
- the LOC135520405 gene encoding nuclear receptor coactivator 7-like isoform X1: MVRFTYTVSRRVELIQNKDNNTRHHKHPCCLVVEQYELAVLCCCAAINWGIITGNDSVKPRWSVCSSEEGNRSEGEETEDILPVLRNHSQLLNDQHIESLANHIPARTQGYPWNLVYSTAIHGTSLKTLYRQMAHIDSPVLLVIKDMEKKVFGAFSSHPFRVSDCCYGTGETFVYSFDPAFKAYRWSGENSYFIRGHMDSLQIGGGGGLFGLWLDADLYYGASFPCHTFNNQPLSTQQDFTVQDLEVWTVQ; encoded by the exons ATGGTGAGGTTCACGTACACAGTTTCCAGAAG GGTTGAACTGATCCAAAACAAGGACAACAACACGAGACACCACAAGCATCCCTGCTGTCTGGTAGTGGAGCAATACGAGCTAgctgtgctgtgctgctgtgctgccATAAACTGGGGG ATCATCACAGGGAACGATTCAGTAAAGCCTCGATGGAGCGTGTGCAGCTCAGAGGAGGGTAACCGCTCTGAGGGCGAGGAGACTGAGGACATACTTCCTGTTCTCCGAAACCACAGCCAGCTCCTCAACGACCAACACATCGAGAGT CTAGCCAATCACATACCAGCAAGGACACAGGGGTATCCATGGAACCTGGTCTACAGCACAGCCATTCATGGCACCAGCCTGAAGACTCTGTACAGGCAAATGGCCCACATCGACAGTCCTGTGCTTCTGGTCATCAAAGACATGGAAAAAAAG GTGTTTGGTGCCTTCTCCTCCCATCCCTTCAGAGTGAGTGACTGTTGCTACGGAACAGGAGAGACTTTTGTCTACAGCTTCGACCCTGCATTTAAG GCCTACAGGTGGAGTGGTGAGAACTCTTACTTCATCAGGGGCCATATGGACTCTCTACAGATTGGTGGAGGAGG GGGGCTTTTTGGCCTGTGGCTGGATGCTGATCTGTACTACGGTGCCAGCTTCCCATGTCACACCTTCAACAACCAGCCCCTGTCCACCCAGCAAGACTTCACAGTTCAGGACCTGGAAGTCTGGACTGTCCAGTAA
- the LOC135520405 gene encoding nuclear receptor coactivator 7-like isoform X3, with protein sequence MVRFTYTVSRRVELIQNKDNNTRHHKHPCCLVVEQYELAVLCCCAAINWGIITGNDSVKPRWSVCSSEEGNRSEGEETEDILPVLRNHSQLLNDQHIESLANHIPARTQGYPWNLVYSTAIHGTSLKTLYRQMAHIDSPVLLVIKDMEKKVFGAFSSHPFRVSDCCYGTGETFVYSFDPAFKAYRWSGENSYFIRGHMDSLQIGGGGSPLEQ encoded by the exons ATGGTGAGGTTCACGTACACAGTTTCCAGAAG GGTTGAACTGATCCAAAACAAGGACAACAACACGAGACACCACAAGCATCCCTGCTGTCTGGTAGTGGAGCAATACGAGCTAgctgtgctgtgctgctgtgctgccATAAACTGGGGG ATCATCACAGGGAACGATTCAGTAAAGCCTCGATGGAGCGTGTGCAGCTCAGAGGAGGGTAACCGCTCTGAGGGCGAGGAGACTGAGGACATACTTCCTGTTCTCCGAAACCACAGCCAGCTCCTCAACGACCAACACATCGAGAGT CTAGCCAATCACATACCAGCAAGGACACAGGGGTATCCATGGAACCTGGTCTACAGCACAGCCATTCATGGCACCAGCCTGAAGACTCTGTACAGGCAAATGGCCCACATCGACAGTCCTGTGCTTCTGGTCATCAAAGACATGGAAAAAAAG GTGTTTGGTGCCTTCTCCTCCCATCCCTTCAGAGTGAGTGACTGTTGCTACGGAACAGGAGAGACTTTTGTCTACAGCTTCGACCCTGCATTTAAG GCCTACAGGTGGAGTGGTGAGAACTCTTACTTCATCAGGGGCCATATGGACTCTCTACAGATTGGTGGAGGAGG atctcctctagagcagtga